One window of Pyrus communis chromosome 12, drPyrComm1.1, whole genome shotgun sequence genomic DNA carries:
- the LOC137711174 gene encoding protein LOL1, whose translation MPVPLAPYPTPPPAPPPPYTSPPANGAQSQLVCSGCRNLLLYPVGATSVCCAVCNAVTAVPPPGTEMAQLVCGGCHTLLMYIRGATSVQCSCCHTVNLALEANQVAHVNCGNCRMLLMYQYGARSVKCAVCNFVTSVGVPANTPEQKFNN comes from the exons ATGCCAGTTCCACTTGCCCCATATCCAACTCCTCCtccagcaccaccaccaccatacaCATCACCACCTGCAAATG GTGCACAGAGCCAGCTTGTGTGCTCTGGATGCCGCAACCTTTTACTCTATCCTGTTGGAGCCACCTCTGTATGCTGTGCTGTTTGCAATGCCGTGACTGCTGTGCCGCCTCCTG GCACAGAAATGGCACAGCTAGTCTGCGGAGGATGCCACACCCTACTCATGTATATCCGTGGAGCAACGAGTGTACAATGTTCTTGCTGTCACACTGTCAATCTAGCCTTAGAAG CAAATCAGGTTGCACATGTGAATTGTGGAAACTGCAGGATGCTGTTAATGTATCAATATGGAGCAAGATCTGTCAAATGTGCGGTATGCAATTTTGTGACATCCGTTGGG GTCCCGGCGAACACCCCCGAACAGAAATTCAACAACTAA
- the LOC137711307 gene encoding GCN5-related N-acetyltransferase 5, chloroplastic-like → MAWLLAESFAELMFLPSRYVSVLGYLVKQYLFEKMELLPNTATLIAFYKRRKEEGKEEEEEGLEEVEEEDEVELLAGTVEVCFNKKGVVASPPTPTSPKNSPYISNIVVKKLIRRFRGIGWHLLKAREELISQMSSSRKGYLHCRMIDTTPFNMYTKSGYDIVKTDTILVLLLLQRRKHLICKKLPVLTNFSESDMFC, encoded by the exons ATGGCTTGGCTACTCGCAGAGTCGTTCGCGGAGTTGATGTTTTTGCCTTCTAGGTATGTGTCTGTGCTAGGCTACTTGGTCAAGCAGTACTTGTTTGAAAAAATGGAGCTTCTTCCCAACACCGCCACGCTCATCGCGTtttacaaaagaagaaaagaagagggcaaagaagaagaagaagaaggactggaagaagtagaagaagaagatgaagttgaGCTTTTAGCGGGGACTGTGGAAGTTTGCTTTAACAAAAAGGGTGTCGTTGCCTCTCCTCCTACACCAACTTCTCCCAAGAATTCGCCTTATATTAGTAACATTGTGGTGAAAAAATTGATTCGGAGGTTT AGGGGCATTGGATGGCATCTTTTGAAGGCAAGAGAGGAACTAATCTCGCAGATGAGTTCCTCAAGAAAGGGGTACTTGCATTGCAGGATGATTGATACAACTCCATTCAACATGTATACAAAATCAGGATACGATATTGTAAAGACGGATACCATTTTGGTTTTGTTGCTGTTGCAGAGGCGCAAGCACTTAATATGCAAGAAACTTCCAGTCTTAACCAACTTTTCAGAATCGGATATGTTCTGTTGA